Proteins found in one Acidobacteriota bacterium genomic segment:
- the queC gene encoding 7-cyano-7-deazaguanine synthase QueC gives MDRKKAVILLSGGLDSFTAAAMARADGFELYALTVAYGQRHIVEIEAARRVGRALGVVSHIELALDLAAFGGSTLTGEGSVPKDRDLAEIGIPSTYVPARNTVFLSLALAWAESLGACDIVIGVNALDCSGYPDCRPAFVEAFERMANLATKAGAEGTRFQVHTPLISLSKGDIIRRGLALGVDYGLTHSCYDPGPHGRPCGHCDSCVLRAKGFAECGVPDPLLTTDGTDRTSL, from the coding sequence TTGGACAGGAAGAAAGCGGTCATTCTGCTGAGCGGTGGGCTCGATTCCTTCACGGCGGCGGCCATGGCCCGCGCCGATGGGTTTGAGTTGTACGCGTTGACCGTGGCGTACGGTCAGCGGCACATCGTAGAGATCGAAGCGGCCCGGAGAGTCGGGCGCGCCCTTGGCGTCGTCAGTCACATTGAACTGGCGCTCGACCTGGCGGCGTTCGGCGGGTCCACACTCACCGGTGAGGGCAGCGTCCCGAAGGACCGCGACCTCGCCGAGATCGGCATTCCCTCAACCTATGTGCCCGCTCGTAACACGGTGTTTCTGTCGCTCGCGCTCGCCTGGGCCGAATCGCTCGGCGCCTGCGACATCGTCATCGGCGTCAATGCGCTCGATTGCTCCGGCTATCCCGACTGCCGGCCGGCGTTTGTCGAGGCGTTCGAGCGGATGGCCAATCTGGCCACGAAAGCCGGCGCCGAGGGTACGCGGTTCCAGGTGCACACGCCGCTCATCTCCCTGTCGAAAGGCGACATCATCAGACGTGGCCTTGCGCTGGGCGTGGACTACGGGCTCACGCACAGTTGCTACGACCCAGGGCCCCACGGCAGGCCGTGTGGCCACTGCGACAGTTGTGTGCTTCGGGCGAAGGGGTTTGCCGAGTGTGGCGTGCCGGACCCGCTCCTGACCACCGACGGCACTGACAGGACATCGCTGTGA
- a CDS encoding DHHA1 domain-containing protein: MTDRIYYTESALIEFDAAVESCETQDGRIVATLDRTAFYPTSGGQPFDTGTLGAASVVDVVDLPDGRIGHVLDRALPAGSSVHGTVNWSRRFDHMQQHTGQHILSAAFDRLFKARTVGFHLGADVSTLDLDKGLSAESIARAEADANRIVWENRDVTIRFASEEEAASIQLRKEPARSGRLRLIEVTGFDVSACGGTHVARAGEVGIVAVKSWEKFRGGTRLEFVCGNRALAEYRVVRDAVAGCIRLISVSPRELPAAIERAQGENKDLRRVVRDLQDRLAVFEAAAMVERGRKVGSVTVVLEIASGHDQAGLKTIAASAAARGGVVAGLISATEPVLAVLARSADVPIDVSAILKTLLSQAGGKGGGKPELAQGGGMTGSPAEIQAALQTIIERVLQPSP, translated from the coding sequence GTGACCGACCGCATCTATTACACCGAATCCGCCCTCATCGAATTCGACGCCGCGGTTGAATCCTGCGAGACGCAAGACGGCCGCATCGTCGCGACGCTCGACCGCACGGCGTTCTATCCGACCTCGGGTGGGCAGCCGTTCGATACCGGAACGCTTGGCGCGGCAAGCGTGGTCGACGTCGTTGATCTTCCAGACGGTCGCATCGGCCACGTGCTCGATCGGGCGCTTCCGGCTGGATCTTCCGTGCACGGCACGGTCAACTGGTCACGACGCTTCGATCACATGCAGCAACACACGGGACAGCACATCCTGTCGGCGGCCTTCGACCGGCTCTTCAAGGCGCGAACCGTCGGGTTCCATCTCGGCGCCGACGTGTCCACGCTCGATCTCGATAAGGGGCTCAGTGCCGAATCGATTGCGAGGGCCGAAGCCGACGCCAATCGCATCGTCTGGGAGAATCGCGACGTCACCATTCGATTTGCGTCCGAGGAGGAGGCGGCCTCGATCCAGCTTCGCAAGGAACCTGCCCGCAGCGGCCGACTGCGCCTGATTGAGGTCACCGGTTTCGATGTCTCCGCGTGCGGCGGGACTCACGTGGCGCGTGCGGGGGAGGTCGGCATTGTCGCGGTCAAGTCGTGGGAGAAGTTCCGCGGCGGCACGCGCCTCGAGTTTGTCTGCGGCAACCGCGCGCTCGCCGAGTATCGGGTCGTACGGGACGCGGTGGCGGGATGCATCAGGCTCATCTCGGTCAGCCCGCGCGAGCTGCCTGCGGCGATCGAACGGGCCCAGGGAGAGAACAAGGACCTGCGGCGCGTCGTTCGCGACCTGCAGGATCGTCTCGCGGTCTTTGAGGCCGCCGCGATGGTCGAGCGCGGTCGGAAGGTAGGGTCCGTCACGGTCGTGCTCGAAATCGCCTCCGGTCATGATCAGGCCGGACTCAAGACGATTGCCGCGTCAGCGGCGGCGCGCGGCGGAGTCGTGGCAGGGCTGATCTCGGCGACCGAACCTGTCCTCGCTGTGCTGGCACGCTCCGCGGACGTCCCTATCGATGTATCGGCCATCCTGAAGACGTTGCTCAGCCAGGCTGGAGGAAAAGGCGGCGGCAAACCCGAACTGGCCCAGGGCGGGGGCATGACCGGATCTCCGGCCGAGATCCAGGCGGCGCTTCAGACGATCATCGAGCGCGTGCTTCAGCCCTCACCTTGA
- a CDS encoding radical SAM protein produces the protein MLTINEIFYSIQGESSYSGRPCVFVRLSACDLRCAWCDTAYAFTEGQKMPIERVVVIVEAYGCPLVEITGGEPLLQDEVYPLMTALVKRGKTVLLETGGHLSVEHVPAGVVKIIDVKCPASGESERNHWPNLDRLTPSDEVKFVIRDRRDYEFARTIISRHQLDDRCAAVLLSPVHDVLAPKSLAEWMLEDRLSGRLQLQVHKYIWDPGTRGV, from the coding sequence ATGCTGACGATTAACGAAATCTTCTATTCCATTCAGGGCGAGTCTTCCTACTCGGGCAGGCCATGCGTCTTTGTGCGCCTGAGCGCGTGCGACCTGCGTTGCGCCTGGTGCGACACGGCCTATGCCTTTACGGAAGGGCAGAAGATGCCGATCGAGCGCGTCGTCGTTATCGTCGAAGCCTACGGGTGTCCGCTGGTCGAGATCACCGGCGGCGAGCCGCTGCTGCAGGACGAGGTCTACCCGTTGATGACCGCGCTTGTGAAACGCGGCAAGACGGTGCTGCTCGAGACGGGCGGCCACCTGAGCGTCGAGCACGTGCCGGCTGGCGTCGTCAAGATTATCGACGTCAAATGCCCGGCCAGCGGCGAGTCGGAGCGAAATCACTGGCCAAATCTGGATCGGCTTACGCCGAGCGATGAGGTGAAGTTCGTGATCCGGGATCGGCGGGACTACGAATTTGCCCGCACCATTATCAGTCGGCATCAACTCGATGACCGGTGTGCGGCCGTGCTGTTGTCGCCCGTGCATGACGTGCTCGCCCCGAAGAGCCTGGCGGAGTGGATGCTCGAAGACCGGCTGTCCGGGCGCTTGCAGCTGCAGGTCCACAAGTACATCTGGGACCCGGGCACAAGGGGCGTGTGA
- a CDS encoding DUF72 domain-containing protein — translation MGDIRIGTSGWNYPTGPGTWNGIFYPAKKRGRAFDDLAYYAEHFETVEVNSSFYRLPDPSTALKWARRTPPGFDFSLKLYQKFTHQAMYQKATSPDLPGDGDATAIPTVTRVDVDAFLKAVDPIADAGKLGSLLVQFPPSFRDTEDAREYLVWLLQSFKNYPVAIELRHRSWSDHEPQIVNLLNEHGAAWVQIDEPKFRFSIRQSHLPNLRRLYYMRLHGRNAEQWWTHDHPDDRYNYLYSPGEMDGFAETVATVRRLVQKIYVYLNNHFAGKAVANAAMLRHRLGQPVTGEYSQEMLTRYPFLESVVSHKGAGRLFDGAGPREAMAAGQTAEDAESREG, via the coding sequence ATGGGCGACATACGAATCGGAACGTCTGGCTGGAACTACCCGACGGGCCCGGGCACCTGGAACGGGATCTTCTACCCGGCGAAGAAGCGCGGGCGCGCCTTCGATGACCTGGCGTACTATGCCGAGCACTTCGAGACGGTCGAAGTGAATTCGAGCTTCTACCGTCTGCCTGATCCCTCGACCGCGCTCAAGTGGGCAAGGCGGACGCCGCCTGGATTCGACTTCTCGCTCAAGCTCTACCAGAAGTTCACACACCAGGCCATGTACCAGAAGGCCACGTCGCCCGATCTGCCTGGCGACGGAGACGCGACTGCGATTCCGACCGTGACACGCGTTGACGTCGACGCCTTCCTCAAGGCCGTCGATCCGATCGCCGACGCAGGCAAGCTGGGCTCGCTGCTGGTCCAGTTTCCGCCGAGCTTCCGCGACACCGAGGATGCGCGCGAATACCTCGTATGGTTGCTGCAGTCGTTCAAGAACTACCCCGTCGCCATCGAGCTTCGCCACCGCAGCTGGAGTGATCACGAGCCCCAAATCGTCAACCTGCTGAACGAGCATGGCGCGGCGTGGGTCCAGATCGACGAGCCAAAGTTCAGGTTCTCCATCCGCCAGAGCCATCTGCCGAATCTACGCCGGCTCTACTACATGCGTCTGCACGGGCGAAACGCTGAGCAGTGGTGGACGCACGATCACCCGGACGACCGCTACAACTACCTGTACTCGCCCGGCGAGATGGATGGCTTCGCCGAGACCGTGGCCACCGTGCGCCGCCTCGTCCAGAAGATCTACGTGTACCTGAACAATCACTTTGCGGGGAAGGCCGTCGCCAATGCCGCGATGCTCCGCCACAGGCTGGGTCAGCCCGTGACCGGCGAATACTCGCAGGAGATGCTGACGCGGTATCCGTTCCTGGAATCGGTGGTGTCGCACAAGGGCGCGGGCCGGTTGTTCGATGGGGCGGGGCCGAGAGAGGCGATGGCGGCGGGACAAACCGCAGAGGACGCAGAGTCGCGAGAAGGCTGA